One Rosa chinensis cultivar Old Blush chromosome 5, RchiOBHm-V2, whole genome shotgun sequence genomic region harbors:
- the LOC112165981 gene encoding mitogen-activated protein kinase kinase kinase 18, with protein sequence MNWTRGRTIGVGSSATVSIARSCDSGEVFAVKSASLSHSHSLQVEQELLSTLSCAQIVSYKGCNISTENGGVLYNLCLEYAPGGTLSDEVRRQSGSLSESTMRSYTRQILLGMQYLHANGIVHCDIKGHNILVTEEGAKLADLGCARRVNGDHGSATISGTPLYLAPEAARGEQQGFPADVWALGCTIIEMATGQVPWPNVSDPVSGLYRIGFSGDVPEIPNSMSKQGREFVSKCLKRDPLERWSASELLKHSFLLEEEESYCWNSPTTVLDHGLWDLEEFDDMEWEQSTCSNSARERIRRLSERNADTTSLVGGMLNWACDGDWVTVRSNKEVNILPEDANQDHEDEATNTNSSASSNGLGLGTCNGSFSCRDRKYWPLKASNSKCSKNVFCINQNFDNEEFWFFVHDIRNVVDLFKALVN encoded by the coding sequence ATGAACTGGACCAGAGGCCGTACAATCGGCGTTGGCTCCTCGGCCACCGTCTCTATAGCCAGGTCTTGTGATTCAGGGGAGGTTTTCGCGGTGAAATCAGCAAGTCTCTCACATTCTCACTCCCTTCAGGTGGAGCAAGAGCTTCTGTCCACTTTGAGCTGCGCTCAAATAGTGTCGTACAAGGGCTGCAACATCTCCaccgaaaacggcggcgttctCTACAATCTCTGCCTAGAGTACGCACCGGGCGGCACGCTTTCCGATGAAGTTCGAAGGCAAAGCGGGTCGTTAAGCGAGTCCACGATGAGATCCTACACGAGGCAGATACTATTGGGGATGCAGTACCTACATGCTAATGGAATTGTACATTGTGACATTAAGGGTCACAATATTTTGGTGACGGAAGAGGGCGCGAAGTTGGCGGATTTGGGTTGTGCTCGACGCGTAAATGGTGATCATGGCTCCGCTACCATTAGTGGCACCCCTCTTTACTTGGCACCCGAGGCAGCGCGTGGAGAGCAACAAGGGTTCCCGGCCGATGTGTGGGCCCTAGGATGTACAATTATCGAGATGGCTACGGGGCAAGTCCCGTGGCCTAATGTTTCGGACCCGGTATCGGGTTTGTACCGGATCGGGTTTTCGGGTGATGTGCCCGAGATTCCAAACTCTATGTCAAAGCAAGGTAGGGAATTTGTGAGCAAGTGTTTGAAGAGAGACCCATTGGAGAGGTGGTCAGCTAGTGAGCTGCTCAAGCATTCTTTTCTTCTCGAGGAAGAGGAATCCTATTGTTGGAATAGTCCCACAACTGTGTTGGATCATGGTTTGTGGGACTTGGAGGAGTTTGATGATATGGAATGGGAACAAAGTACCTGTTCAAATTCAGCTAGGGAAAGAATTAGAAGGTTGAGTGAAAGGAATGCCGATACGACGTCGTTAGTCGGTGGAATGCTCAATTGGGCTTGTGATGGAGATTGGGTGACAGTGAGAAGCAACAAGGAGGTTAATATATTGCCAGAAGATGCCAATCAAGATCATGAAGATGAGGCAACAAATACAAATTCTAGTGCTAGTAgtaatgggttgggtttgggcaCTTGTAATGGTAGTTTTAGTTGTAGGGATAGGAAGTATTGGCCTTTGAAGGCCTCAAATTCCAAATGTAGCAAAAATGTGTTCTGTATAAACCAAAACTTTGATAATGAggaattttggttttttgtgCATGACATACGTAATGTTGTCGATCTGTTTAAGGCCCTAGTTAATTAA
- the LOC112202665 gene encoding uncharacterized protein LOC112202665, which yields MSDLLLSSLIFLTLIVTVRILSKTPSKFVKNQARMVFLVQFVRIMDKARARNYVFDLLLIGFFLVLFHMTQRLYRYIKILKQEYFLFLEKKDIQLQLWHSRLKQLEYEVKIETKDLNAAEDNILSLKKQFVEFCLEYDRVLAENYTLRNRLQSSDMRLQLENEYERRTKDAVNAAEAERIARSEGFLLECNRLIKENKMLRNQVMSLNWRLSHLASKRKSCNSLS from the exons atgagTGATCTGCTGCTTTCTTCTCTCATATTCTTAACTCTCATTGTAACGGTGAGAATATTGTCCAAGACCCCCTCCAAGTTTGTGAAGAATCAGGCCAGAATGGTCTTCTTGGTGCAATTTGTTAGGATCATGGACAAGGCTAGGGCTAGGAACTACGTTTTTGATTTACTTCTCATAG GGTTTTTCCTAGTCCTTTTTCATATGACACAAAGACTATACCGGTATATCAAAATCCTTAAACAAGAgtactttctttttcttgagaAAAAAGACATCCAATTGCAGTTGTGGCACTCAAGACTCAAACAGCTTGAGTATGAAGTCAAGATTGAAACCAAAGACCTTAATGCTGCAGAAGACAACATTCTTTCTCTAAAGAAACAATTTGTAGAGTTTTGTCTCGAGTATGATCGGGTACTTGCAGAAAACTACACTTTAAGGAACCGGTTGCAGTCATCGGATATGAGACTACAGCTTGAAAATGAGTACGAGAGAAGGACAAAAGACGCTGTTAATGCTGCAGAAGCGGAAAGGATTGCTCGAAGTGAAGGTTTTCTTCTCGAATGTAATCGTTTaattaaggaaaacaaaatgtTAAGAAATCAAGTGATGTCCTTGAACTGGAGATTGTCACATTTAGCTAGCAAGAGGAAATCATGTAATTCTTTGTCTTAA
- the LOC112201433 gene encoding uncharacterized protein LOC112201433 — protein sequence MEELYIYIKQLRNQLQSLERRAKNLKELCGELALDNDRLLEENPILRNQLQSLERRAKNLKELSEELALDKDRLLQENNQLGSEVGTMTEQVNAAETNATMVKKVTLILTMIVLDYDRLLKENKNLKNQLDWEMVTSADTD from the coding sequence ATGGAAGAACTGTATATCTATATTAAACAACTTCGTAATCAGTTGCAGTCACTGGAAAGAAGAGCCAAAAATCTAAAGGAACTATGTGGAGAATTGGCTCTTGATAATGATCGTTTACTTGAGGAAAACCCAATTTTAAGGAATCAGTTGCAGTCATTGGAAAGAAGAGCCAAAAATCTAAAGGAACTATCTGAAGAATTGGCTCTCGATAAAGATCGTTTACTTCAGGAAAACAACCAGTTGGGATCTGAAGTTGGGACAATGACAGAACAAGTTAATGCTGCAGAAACCAATGCTACTATGGTTAAGAAAGTAACCTTGATATTGACTATGATCGTTCTTGACTATGATCGTTTACTGAAGGAgaacaaaaatttgaaaaacCAATTGGATTGGGAGATGGTCACATCTGCAGATACAGATTAG